A section of the Rhodothermus sp. genome encodes:
- a CDS encoding winged helix DNA-binding protein, whose protein sequence is MRQGLTPLQRDLVEEFGNIYEGYGLSRLKGLIVGLLLTQAEPLSLDDIAALLNRSKGPISSTIRELASIGLVRKVNGPENRRDYYVAHPDLFLNNFKFNLATVRKNRRTAEQFLREMEASGEPAHQAAIERLRHMQAFYRLMEQFYENFTQEWERVRAQLETAGATSG, encoded by the coding sequence ATGAGGCAGGGGCTGACGCCATTGCAGCGTGATCTGGTGGAGGAATTCGGTAATATTTACGAAGGGTATGGCCTGTCGCGGCTGAAGGGACTGATTGTCGGGTTGTTGCTGACGCAGGCGGAGCCGCTTTCATTAGATGACATCGCTGCCCTACTTAATCGTTCAAAAGGGCCAATTTCGAGTACGATTCGGGAGCTGGCCAGTATCGGGCTGGTGCGGAAGGTGAACGGGCCGGAGAATCGGCGGGACTACTACGTGGCGCATCCCGATCTTTTCCTGAACAACTTCAAGTTTAATCTGGCTACGGTTCGAAAAAACCGGCGCACGGCCGAGCAATTTCTGCGAGAGATGGAAGCCTCGGGAGAGCCCGCTCACCAGGCAGCGATCGAACGGTTGCGGCACATGCAGGCCTTCTATCGACTCATGGAACAGTTCTACGAGAATTTTACCCAGGAGTGGGAGCGGGTTCGGGCGCAACTGGAGACCGCCGGCGCGACTTCAGGCTGA
- a CDS encoding TonB-dependent receptor, which translates to MKRLLWLCWLGGLVSPFALAQSTWIEGQVREATSGTVLPGANVVLLETGQGTTTDVEGAFRLGPLAPGRYTLQVSFVGYQTLQRSVEVGSAPLRLTLTLAPVLFEAEAVVITGTRQTEKLLEAPVTIETITAADLARTGGGTFLSALAGLKGIDFVEAGINAQGISARGFNSQFNTRMLAMVDGRVAQLPGTGLPQGNFLPTAPLDIKAIEVVVGPASALYGPNAHTGVVNVITKDPWDASGLSLMARTGERSLIDVTGRAAGTIGAWGWKITGQYLRANDFTPSREEGLHNYGTSIYEGDVLRDLGGYRIRSAKLEGFLYYRWGTWKAKAGLGYSTNDNFGLTNNGRNHVRGWVVQYQTVELSHPNWYAQFTRTKNDAGKTYQLNAVVQAAAAQVAAGVPLAQVDLEALREATTFVDRGALLDGEVQYRRALPFLQGRVVAGLQLRRYLPDSDGTFLADAGGEDLSATEIGGYVQLDLRLVPDRLRLVTAARIDRHTNYSTQFSPKAALVYTVYPGHNVRVGYNRAFKSPTILENYLFIPIPRFDLVPGYYVNAFGNRKGYVIKDAGGQVVNRVAGLEPEQVDALELGYKGAFGMWAFVDVVGYYSWYRNFISPLTLVADGFTTIAYEADGTTPVRAPASDAAFNGLLTYLNFGRAQVAGLDVGLTLYPSPYITFSGSVSLISLRRFTETAGQRELPLNVPETKLKGNVTVRNLGWAGYFASLSARYQSAYRFVSGYWNSETMLPAHGGKVPARTVIDLTLGYQVPRIGLELTLSISNLLNNEGYDVLGAPVRGRFIWLGITYHVEGLRY; encoded by the coding sequence ATGAAACGGCTGCTCTGGTTATGCTGGTTGGGCGGGCTCGTAAGCCCTTTCGCCCTGGCTCAATCCACCTGGATTGAAGGACAGGTGCGGGAGGCCACCAGTGGCACGGTACTGCCCGGCGCCAACGTGGTGCTCCTGGAGACCGGCCAGGGAACGACGACCGATGTGGAGGGGGCGTTCCGCCTGGGCCCTCTGGCACCGGGACGCTATACGCTGCAGGTTTCATTTGTAGGTTATCAGACGTTGCAACGATCGGTGGAGGTCGGCTCCGCGCCGCTGCGGCTAACGCTGACGTTAGCGCCCGTCCTGTTTGAGGCCGAAGCGGTGGTGATAACCGGTACACGGCAGACAGAGAAGCTGCTGGAAGCGCCGGTTACCATCGAGACGATCACAGCGGCCGACCTGGCGCGTACCGGTGGAGGGACCTTCCTGTCGGCGCTTGCCGGGTTGAAGGGGATTGACTTTGTGGAGGCGGGCATCAATGCCCAGGGTATCTCGGCACGCGGCTTCAACAGCCAGTTCAACACCCGCATGCTGGCCATGGTCGATGGTCGGGTGGCGCAGCTACCCGGGACTGGGCTTCCTCAGGGAAATTTCTTGCCCACTGCGCCGCTGGATATCAAAGCCATTGAGGTGGTCGTGGGGCCTGCTTCGGCATTGTATGGTCCAAACGCCCATACCGGCGTGGTGAACGTTATTACCAAAGATCCTTGGGATGCCTCTGGGCTTTCCCTGATGGCCCGGACCGGCGAGCGGTCTCTGATCGACGTAACAGGTCGGGCAGCCGGTACTATAGGCGCCTGGGGCTGGAAAATTACCGGCCAGTATCTGCGGGCCAATGACTTTACGCCGAGCCGGGAAGAGGGATTGCACAACTACGGCACGTCGATCTATGAGGGGGACGTGTTGCGAGATCTGGGGGGGTATCGCATTCGTTCGGCCAAGCTGGAAGGATTTCTGTACTATCGATGGGGTACGTGGAAGGCCAAAGCGGGTCTGGGCTACTCAACCAACGACAACTTTGGGCTGACCAACAACGGACGCAATCACGTCCGGGGCTGGGTGGTGCAGTACCAGACGGTGGAGCTGAGCCATCCGAACTGGTACGCTCAGTTCACGCGCACGAAGAACGATGCGGGTAAAACCTACCAGCTTAATGCTGTGGTGCAGGCGGCGGCCGCGCAGGTAGCGGCGGGTGTTCCGCTGGCGCAGGTAGACCTGGAGGCGCTACGGGAGGCCACTACGTTTGTGGATCGCGGGGCCCTGCTGGATGGGGAAGTCCAATACCGGCGAGCTCTACCGTTCCTGCAGGGGCGTGTGGTGGCTGGATTGCAGCTGCGGCGTTATCTGCCGGATTCGGACGGGACGTTTCTGGCTGATGCAGGCGGGGAGGATCTGAGCGCGACCGAGATCGGGGGCTATGTACAGCTGGATCTTCGGTTGGTACCAGATCGTCTGCGTCTGGTAACAGCAGCGCGCATTGATCGGCATACGAACTACAGCACGCAATTCAGTCCAAAAGCGGCCCTGGTTTATACCGTTTATCCTGGCCACAACGTCCGCGTCGGATACAATCGCGCCTTCAAAAGCCCGACGATTCTGGAAAATTACCTGTTTATTCCCATTCCACGTTTTGACCTCGTACCTGGTTATTACGTCAATGCCTTTGGCAACCGCAAGGGCTATGTGATTAAGGATGCTGGTGGACAGGTCGTGAACCGGGTAGCCGGGCTGGAGCCGGAGCAGGTTGACGCGCTGGAACTGGGCTACAAGGGGGCTTTTGGCATGTGGGCGTTTGTGGACGTTGTGGGCTATTACTCCTGGTACCGCAATTTCATCAGTCCACTGACCCTGGTAGCCGATGGCTTTACTACGATCGCCTATGAAGCCGATGGTACTACGCCGGTACGCGCGCCGGCTTCGGACGCTGCGTTCAACGGGCTGCTCACCTACCTGAACTTCGGTCGGGCGCAGGTAGCAGGGCTGGATGTAGGGCTTACGTTATATCCGTCCCCGTATATCACTTTTTCAGGAAGTGTTTCGCTGATTTCGCTTCGCCGCTTTACCGAGACGGCCGGGCAGCGCGAGCTGCCGCTGAACGTGCCCGAAACCAAGCTGAAAGGCAATGTAACCGTACGCAATCTGGGATGGGCAGGGTATTTTGCCAGCCTGAGCGCTCGTTATCAGAGTGCCTATCGTTTCGTATCTGGTTACTGGAACAGCGAGACCATGCTGCCAGCGCATGGCGGCAAGGTCCCGGCACGTACGGTGATCGATCTGACGCTGGGATATCAGGTTCCTCGTATTGGTCTGGAGCTGACGCTGAGCATCTCGAATCTACTGAACAACGAAGGGTACGATGTACTGGGGGCACCCGTACGAGGTCGCTTCATCTGGTTGGGTATCACCTATCACGTCGAGGGATTGCGATACTGA
- the fabG gene encoding 3-oxoacyl-ACP reductase FabG: MGRLERKVAIVTGGARGIGRATAILFAQEGAAVVVADRDRAAAVALAQEMQTEGARMLALAVDVTRPEAVERMVRETVARFGRIDILVNNAGITQDATLRKMTLEQFQAVVEVNLVGVFLCTKAVLPYMEAQGSGCILNASSVVAHAGNFGQTNYVATKAGVIGMTKTWARELGRYGIRVNAVAPGFIETDMTRQVPEKVLDMVRMRTPLQRLGRPEEVARAYLFLASDEASFITGAVLNVDGGLTL, from the coding sequence ATGGGCAGACTGGAAAGAAAAGTTGCGATTGTAACCGGCGGCGCGCGCGGTATCGGTCGGGCCACGGCCATTCTGTTCGCTCAGGAGGGCGCTGCGGTGGTGGTGGCCGATCGGGACCGCGCAGCCGCCGTGGCGTTGGCGCAGGAAATGCAGACGGAGGGGGCACGCATGCTGGCGCTTGCGGTGGACGTCACCCGGCCTGAAGCGGTCGAACGCATGGTCCGGGAGACGGTGGCCCGTTTCGGGCGCATCGATATCCTGGTTAATAATGCTGGCATCACGCAGGATGCCACGCTCCGCAAGATGACGCTGGAGCAGTTTCAGGCAGTGGTCGAAGTGAACCTGGTCGGCGTCTTTCTGTGCACGAAGGCCGTGTTGCCGTACATGGAAGCGCAAGGGAGTGGATGCATCTTGAACGCCTCGTCTGTGGTGGCGCATGCGGGCAATTTTGGTCAGACGAACTACGTGGCTACAAAGGCCGGCGTGATCGGGATGACAAAGACCTGGGCGCGTGAGTTGGGACGCTACGGCATCCGGGTCAATGCAGTAGCGCCCGGTTTTATCGAAACCGACATGACGCGGCAGGTGCCCGAGAAAGTACTGGACATGGTACGTATGCGCACGCCCTTGCAGCGTCTGGGACGCCCTGAAGAAGTGGCCCGTGCCTACCTGTTTCTGGCCTCCGATGAGGCTTCGTTCATCACGGGCGCGGTGCTTAACGTAGACGGTGGGTTAACCCTGTAG
- a CDS encoding sodium:solute symporter, translating into MLSDHAIGWGFFLAYLLLVGGAALLGLRGVRGLAGFSVGSRAVSPVLVGLSLAANLTSAATFVINPGLVYLYGWAGYLGYGIATPLGILVGLVVLSRRFRQVGDRYAALTLPQWIAARFGDRRLGVLYALLSLLLITFMVLIVVGLARVLSSVLGIGLVAALGLTIAIPMGYLLLGGAGAHTLTNTAQALIMLIVAVLLIGSGLSYWEEGLSGLLARLAAIDLNLARPVNPESLLFRSPFEVFVANFVVGVAVITQPHLLSKVLYLRSEAEVGRYLLVGFGIAFVFFSVLLTGLYARLLMPEAGLMADAVIPTYLVERFGPIVRGLITIGLLAAGYSTLEGLMVALAAIVANDLYRSWALLRGIAPDVAERRALRLGKFTLAMLAPVLFVLGYDQLTPALSVAILAQNGVYGLFAATFAPVLLGVLGLSLRPRVVAVAAVTALVVHFGIYYGQIGPYWNNPAVPATWAVLSSTAVALLAHWRQQKTNPITS; encoded by the coding sequence ATGCTATCGGACCATGCGATCGGCTGGGGATTCTTTCTGGCCTACCTGTTACTGGTGGGCGGTGCGGCCCTACTCGGGCTACGCGGGGTGCGTGGACTGGCAGGGTTTTCGGTCGGAAGCCGTGCCGTCAGTCCGGTACTGGTAGGCCTCTCGCTGGCAGCGAATCTGACCAGTGCTGCGACTTTTGTCATTAACCCGGGACTGGTCTATCTCTATGGTTGGGCTGGTTATCTGGGGTACGGGATAGCCACGCCGCTGGGCATCCTGGTGGGCCTGGTGGTGCTGAGCCGGCGTTTTCGTCAGGTGGGCGATCGCTATGCAGCGTTGACCCTGCCGCAGTGGATTGCAGCACGCTTTGGCGATCGGCGCCTCGGCGTGCTCTATGCGCTGCTCAGTCTGCTGCTCATCACCTTCATGGTACTGATCGTAGTGGGGCTGGCCCGGGTGCTTTCCAGCGTGCTGGGCATCGGACTGGTAGCCGCGCTGGGGTTGACCATCGCTATTCCAATGGGGTATCTGCTGCTGGGGGGAGCCGGTGCGCATACGCTGACGAACACGGCCCAGGCGCTGATCATGCTCATCGTGGCCGTGCTGCTGATCGGATCCGGCCTGTCTTACTGGGAGGAGGGACTGTCCGGCCTCTTGGCTCGGCTGGCGGCTATCGATCTAAACCTGGCACGGCCTGTCAATCCCGAGAGTTTGCTGTTTCGCAGTCCGTTTGAGGTCTTTGTAGCCAATTTTGTGGTCGGGGTAGCCGTGATCACGCAGCCCCATCTGCTTTCCAAGGTGCTGTACCTGCGCTCGGAGGCCGAGGTGGGGCGCTACCTGCTGGTCGGTTTCGGGATAGCTTTTGTGTTTTTCTCTGTGCTGCTGACCGGGTTGTATGCCCGGCTCCTGATGCCCGAGGCCGGGCTGATGGCTGACGCCGTTATCCCGACCTATCTGGTAGAACGCTTCGGGCCGATCGTGCGCGGCCTGATTACGATCGGATTGCTGGCCGCCGGCTACTCAACGCTGGAAGGCCTGATGGTGGCGCTGGCAGCCATTGTTGCCAATGATCTGTACCGATCGTGGGCTTTGCTCCGTGGGATTGCTCCAGACGTGGCGGAGCGGCGAGCCCTCCGATTAGGTAAGTTCACGCTGGCAATGCTGGCCCCCGTGCTGTTTGTGCTCGGCTACGACCAGCTCACGCCGGCCCTTTCCGTAGCGATTCTGGCGCAGAATGGAGTCTATGGGCTGTTTGCCGCTACCTTTGCGCCGGTATTGCTGGGTGTACTGGGCCTTTCGCTTCGGCCCCGGGTGGTGGCGGTGGCGGCTGTGACGGCTCTGGTCGTGCATTTCGGTATCTACTACGGCCAGATCGGGCCGTACTGGAATAACCCGGCGGTTCCTGCCACCTGGGCCGTGCTGAGCAGCACGGCGGTCGCGCTGCTGGCGCATTGGAGGCAGCAAAAAACAAATCCGATCACATCATGA
- a CDS encoding ROK family transcriptional regulator — MLLGTNLKYAKAYNFRIVLEAIRRFGPISRAEVARRTGLTAQTVSNITRELLDMDLVYEAERLRGGRGAPSIQLVINPNGAFSIGLDLDRDHLTALLVDFAGQIRHRIDRPLDGPMPPDEAMALLARTTESLLAEAAIPREKLWGVGVGIPGPLGVSEDGHVTNVANPKAFPGWHRVPVVNMLEQHLQLPVFLENNATAAAIGERWYGAGQHIATFFYVFFSEGLGGGLIINGQPYDGHTGNAGELGYSYLPPATFSAEDLAVFKKPHLGILFDVPRLYRRLQASGYTVRRLKDLEQLFQDKNPILHDWLHCGLEHLAPVILAIEYVLDPEAIFFGGRFPEPLITYVIHFLEQRLAEMRIEEKPPVRLLPGTAGTDAAALGLATLPMYIHLAPGLHVLQKTGDGEAFTQGRTANPAY, encoded by the coding sequence ATGTTGCTGGGCACCAATCTCAAGTATGCCAAGGCGTACAACTTCCGGATCGTCCTGGAAGCCATCCGCCGTTTCGGCCCGATTTCCCGCGCCGAAGTCGCTCGTCGCACCGGCCTTACTGCCCAGACTGTTTCAAACATTACCCGTGAACTGCTGGACATGGACCTGGTCTACGAGGCCGAACGACTCCGCGGAGGCCGTGGCGCGCCTTCCATCCAGCTGGTCATCAATCCAAACGGCGCTTTTTCGATCGGTCTCGATCTGGATCGTGATCATCTGACGGCCCTTCTGGTTGACTTTGCCGGACAGATCCGCCATCGCATCGACCGGCCGCTCGACGGTCCGATGCCGCCAGACGAAGCCATGGCCCTCCTGGCACGCACCACAGAAAGCCTACTGGCCGAGGCCGCCATTCCTCGGGAAAAGCTCTGGGGTGTGGGTGTGGGCATTCCCGGCCCGCTGGGCGTCTCGGAAGACGGACACGTCACTAATGTGGCCAATCCTAAAGCCTTCCCCGGATGGCACCGCGTGCCCGTTGTGAATATGCTCGAACAACACCTCCAGCTTCCTGTCTTTCTGGAAAACAATGCTACAGCCGCCGCTATTGGTGAACGCTGGTATGGGGCAGGCCAGCATATCGCCACGTTTTTTTATGTATTCTTCAGCGAAGGGTTAGGCGGTGGACTGATTATCAACGGTCAACCCTATGACGGCCACACCGGCAATGCCGGTGAGTTGGGATATAGCTATCTGCCCCCTGCGACCTTCTCTGCCGAGGATCTGGCCGTCTTCAAAAAACCACACCTGGGCATTCTGTTTGACGTGCCCCGTCTGTACCGCCGTCTGCAGGCCTCAGGCTATACAGTCCGGCGCCTGAAAGATCTGGAGCAACTCTTCCAGGATAAGAATCCGATTTTGCATGACTGGCTGCACTGTGGACTGGAGCATCTGGCTCCGGTCATCCTGGCTATTGAATACGTGCTTGACCCCGAAGCGATCTTTTTTGGCGGTCGCTTCCCCGAGCCGCTTATTACCTATGTTATTCATTTTCTGGAGCAACGCCTGGCCGAAATGCGCATTGAGGAGAAACCCCCGGTACGCCTGCTGCCAGGAACAGCCGGTACAGATGCCGCCGCTCTTGGCCTGGCTACGTTGCCCATGTACATTCACCTGGCGCCCGGCCTCCACGTGCTCCAAAAAACCGGTGATGGGGAAGCTTTCACTCAGGGTCGCACAGCTAACCCTGCCTATTGA
- a CDS encoding ketoacyl-ACP synthase III has protein sequence MARAQIIGTGLYAPPRVVTNAYFNDYYGEDVDRFLRTQRNIRERRYAEDGQTTSDLVVEAARAALQEAGLTPADLTLIIVATDTPDYLSPATATVVQHKLGAVRAGTFDVNAACAGFVTALEIGRQFVERGNGPVLVAGGYLMSRFLDFSQRNIATLFADGAGAVVLAPADEKEPGILLTRLEAEGQYYDYMGIYTGGACCPTGPQVLEFRKKFPKTYNVDHWTRLVRWLSEALGVAPEEVDHLFFTQINVLSIRETLEVLGLPETRTHYVMDRYGYTGSACIPMVLADAVRQHRLRRGDLVYLIASGGGAALAAMALRWAYDT, from the coding sequence ATGGCACGGGCACAGATTATCGGCACGGGACTTTACGCTCCGCCCCGCGTGGTAACCAATGCCTATTTCAACGACTACTATGGCGAAGATGTGGACCGCTTCCTGCGCACACAGCGCAACATTCGGGAGCGGCGGTATGCCGAAGATGGCCAGACCACTTCAGATCTGGTCGTAGAGGCAGCCCGTGCTGCGTTGCAGGAAGCAGGACTGACGCCGGCCGATCTAACGCTGATCATTGTGGCGACTGACACGCCAGACTATCTCTCGCCGGCTACGGCTACCGTTGTACAGCACAAGCTGGGCGCGGTACGGGCAGGGACTTTTGATGTCAACGCTGCCTGTGCCGGTTTTGTAACGGCATTGGAAATCGGACGCCAGTTTGTCGAACGGGGCAATGGGCCCGTCCTGGTGGCCGGAGGGTATCTGATGAGCCGATTCCTGGATTTTTCCCAGCGCAATATTGCCACCTTGTTTGCCGATGGAGCCGGGGCTGTGGTGCTGGCTCCCGCCGATGAGAAGGAGCCGGGTATTTTGCTGACCCGGCTGGAGGCAGAAGGCCAGTACTACGACTACATGGGTATCTATACAGGAGGCGCCTGCTGCCCGACAGGCCCTCAGGTCCTGGAATTTCGCAAGAAGTTCCCGAAGACCTACAACGTCGATCACTGGACGCGCCTGGTACGCTGGCTTTCCGAAGCCCTGGGAGTAGCTCCGGAGGAGGTGGATCACCTGTTTTTTACGCAGATCAATGTGCTCAGCATTCGGGAGACCTTAGAAGTGCTGGGGCTTCCGGAAACGCGCACGCACTATGTGATGGATCGGTACGGATACACGGGGAGCGCCTGCATACCGATGGTGCTGGCAGATGCCGTCCGTCAGCATCGGTTGCGGCGTGGTGATCTGGTATATCTGATCGCTTCGGGTGGGGGTGCGGCGCTGGCAGCTATGGCGCTCCGCTGGGCCTACGACACCTGA
- a CDS encoding long-chain fatty acid--CoA ligase: MTQQRPSFIRTDWLERNAQYWPDRPALTWVPTGACWTFARLHEEGEALAAALATHFGLQKGDRIAVLAENRPEHVLLFVACQKAGWILVPLNYRLAVPELAYQVADSAPALLLYDAPYADVAETLGPDLRLPLERIHTFARSGVRLQKRAVVGLDDPLMILYTSGTTGRPKGAIITHGMIAWNAFNTIHRLDLTSQDISFNAAPFYHTGGWNVLLTPFLFKGGHTYLLDRFDPARILQLCDEAGITILWGVPTMLRMLADHPRFEQTSFKTVRYAVVGGEAMPESLIRRWHAKGVPIRQGFGMTEVGVNCFSLPEADALRKIGSIGFPNFYVEVRVVDGQGREVGVDAVGELLMRGPVVTPGYWRRPEATAEAIDADGWFHTGDLVRQDADGYFYVVGRKKDMYISGGENVYPAEIESVLRAHPDVADAAVVGVPDAKWGETGAAFLVLKPGRTLTAEAVQAYCRTQLAGYKIPRHVFFLKALPLGPTGKCDKQALRQQALHRLSL, from the coding sequence ATGACGCAGCAAAGGCCGTCTTTTATTCGCACGGACTGGCTGGAACGCAATGCGCAGTACTGGCCAGATCGTCCGGCGCTTACCTGGGTGCCGACCGGTGCGTGCTGGACGTTTGCCCGATTGCATGAGGAAGGCGAGGCGCTGGCGGCCGCTCTTGCCACGCATTTCGGTTTGCAGAAAGGGGATCGTATTGCAGTCCTGGCCGAGAACCGACCCGAGCATGTGCTACTATTCGTGGCCTGTCAAAAGGCTGGATGGATCCTGGTGCCGCTGAATTATCGGCTGGCCGTGCCTGAGCTGGCCTATCAGGTGGCCGACAGTGCCCCTGCATTGCTCCTCTATGATGCGCCCTATGCCGACGTGGCAGAGACGTTAGGCCCTGACCTACGGCTCCCGCTGGAAAGGATCCATACGTTTGCACGCTCCGGTGTCCGTCTTCAAAAGCGCGCTGTGGTAGGGTTGGATGATCCCCTCATGATTCTTTACACCTCGGGAACGACTGGCCGTCCTAAAGGCGCGATCATTACGCACGGGATGATTGCCTGGAACGCCTTCAATACCATCCACCGCCTGGATCTGACCAGCCAGGACATCTCCTTCAATGCCGCGCCGTTTTACCACACGGGAGGCTGGAACGTGCTGCTGACGCCTTTCTTATTCAAAGGGGGGCACACGTACCTGCTCGACCGCTTTGATCCGGCGCGGATCCTCCAACTCTGTGACGAGGCGGGTATCACGATCCTGTGGGGCGTGCCCACCATGCTTCGGATGCTGGCCGATCATCCCCGATTCGAGCAGACTTCGTTCAAGACGGTTCGCTATGCCGTGGTAGGGGGCGAGGCGATGCCGGAGTCGCTGATTCGGCGGTGGCATGCGAAGGGGGTCCCGATTCGCCAGGGATTTGGCATGACGGAAGTGGGCGTCAACTGCTTTTCGCTACCGGAGGCCGATGCCCTCCGGAAGATCGGGTCGATAGGGTTCCCCAACTTCTATGTTGAGGTGCGTGTGGTCGATGGGCAGGGGCGCGAGGTAGGGGTGGATGCCGTGGGCGAATTGCTGATGCGGGGACCGGTGGTAACGCCGGGTTACTGGCGACGGCCTGAAGCGACGGCCGAAGCGATCGATGCAGACGGCTGGTTCCACACGGGCGATCTGGTGCGGCAGGATGCAGACGGCTATTTCTATGTCGTGGGACGCAAAAAAGACATGTACATCAGCGGTGGAGAAAATGTCTATCCTGCCGAAATTGAGTCCGTGCTTCGGGCGCATCCGGACGTAGCCGATGCGGCTGTGGTAGGTGTGCCCGATGCGAAGTGGGGCGAGACCGGCGCTGCCTTTCTGGTGTTGAAGCCCGGACGAACGCTGACGGCCGAGGCAGTGCAAGCCTATTGCCGGACGCAACTGGCCGGCTACAAGATACCTCGCCACGTATTTTTCCTGAAGGCACTGCCGCTCGGTCCTACCGGTAAGTGCGATAAACAGGCGCTTCGACAGCAGGCATTGCACAGGCTTTCCCTATGA
- a CDS encoding alpha/beta hydrolase, whose product MKTIGLLLMILFAVIDAAAQPLVGYPSSLDTVQVRNYRLVYYDSRTPGPPVVLVHGLGTNLSIWREVWPRLRQKVRVLAPDLPGFGLSDKHDVPATPSFYADVLAAWLDTLELAQVDVVGLSMGGQIALTMALQHPDRIRRLVLVAPAGIETFTPEAAAQLKALFTAETIVAMPPALYAQNVQRNFAHWDPDQFGWLLQQRAQMQRRTDFRAYAEANARAVAGMLDEPVFARLPEVSHPTLVVFGEADQLIPNRFFRPSETPADILQVALQRLPHAQGILISAAGHLLVLEQPEAFAQQVLRFLF is encoded by the coding sequence ATGAAGACCATCGGATTACTGCTGATGATCCTCTTTGCAGTTATCGACGCAGCGGCCCAACCGCTCGTGGGATATCCTTCCTCGCTCGATACGGTTCAGGTACGGAACTACCGATTGGTGTACTATGACAGTCGGACGCCCGGGCCACCGGTCGTGCTGGTGCACGGGCTTGGTACAAACCTGTCGATCTGGCGTGAGGTTTGGCCGCGGTTGCGCCAGAAAGTCCGGGTGCTGGCGCCGGACCTGCCGGGCTTTGGGTTATCGGACAAACATGACGTGCCTGCCACGCCTTCGTTCTATGCAGATGTGCTGGCGGCCTGGCTGGATACGCTGGAGCTGGCACAGGTGGATGTCGTAGGGCTCTCGATGGGTGGACAGATCGCCCTGACGATGGCCTTGCAGCACCCGGACCGCATCCGCCGACTGGTGTTGGTTGCGCCCGCTGGCATTGAGACCTTCACGCCCGAAGCCGCCGCACAGCTAAAAGCCCTGTTCACTGCCGAGACCATTGTAGCAATGCCTCCTGCGCTTTACGCGCAGAACGTGCAGCGCAACTTTGCGCACTGGGATCCGGATCAGTTTGGATGGCTCCTGCAGCAGCGTGCGCAAATGCAGCGACGCACAGATTTTCGCGCCTATGCCGAAGCTAATGCACGGGCAGTAGCCGGCATGCTCGACGAGCCGGTGTTTGCGCGGCTTCCCGAGGTGTCGCATCCTACCCTGGTCGTATTTGGCGAAGCAGATCAGCTCATTCCCAATCGATTTTTCCGACCATCGGAGACCCCGGCCGATATTCTTCAGGTAGCCCTGCAACGGCTCCCTCACGCACAGGGGATCTTAATCTCCGCTGCTGGCCACCTGCTGGTGCTGGAGCAACCAGAAGCGTTTGCACAGCAGGTTCTGCGGTTTCTTTTCTAA
- a CDS encoding heavy metal-responsive transcriptional regulator — protein MMTRSELARRAGVHAETIRYYEQRGLLPPPQRTAAGYRAYSETDVARLRFIKRAQELGFSLREIEELLTLEATPGASSGQVRERALAKIAEIEARIRDLTRIRDTLRRLVAACDGRAPIEHCPILHALHDDHGTYPDTGAIDRPDHA, from the coding sequence ATGATGACCCGTAGCGAACTGGCCCGGCGGGCCGGCGTGCATGCGGAAACGATCCGTTATTACGAACAACGGGGGCTATTACCGCCTCCCCAACGGACGGCTGCCGGCTACCGTGCTTACTCTGAAACCGATGTCGCCCGCCTGCGCTTCATCAAACGGGCGCAGGAGCTGGGTTTTTCGCTCCGTGAGATTGAAGAGCTGCTGACCCTGGAGGCAACGCCAGGCGCCAGTAGCGGACAGGTTCGAGAGCGGGCACTGGCGAAAATTGCTGAGATCGAAGCGCGGATTCGGGATCTGACCCGCATTCGCGATACGCTGCGTCGGCTGGTGGCCGCCTGTGATGGCCGGGCTCCTATCGAACACTGCCCGATCCTACACGCGCTGCACGATGACCATGGAACGTACCCCGACACCGGAGCCATTGATCGACCAGACCACGCCTGA